The Thalassoroseus pseudoceratinae genome has a segment encoding these proteins:
- a CDS encoding reverse transcriptase domain-containing protein, with amino-acid sequence MSHWKSKYDDIQPSIDFLSDSAILVQAWKKAHTYLRLHNWFADSLELDLSSLRLRDFLQKASESISKESFRDHQPVPMQIVPAPKSGDWTVENGWKPNAADDSIRLRPLAHLSIEDQVLATAVLICLANQVETAQGNPEQAVDKKTRAKVVSYGHRLVSTWEGDEARFRWGNAQLYRQYYTDYQAFVQRPEVVREAVIPSGQSWAIVQADLSQFYDRLKRKVLLDKLVGLVKANTSSRIDRQFFTAMERIFDWQWSDDSVDQAVHSGCHQRDGLPQGLAASGFFANAYLLDFDNALIELFDQRIEGRSWRIVDYCRYVDDMRFVVRLGKTSTKTFKSDFESFLVSLLDTHAPSLKLNSDKTVIKYSHSHPSHAPLADAMQAVQTEISGPMDVETARQALEMLDGLLASSGQRRQSFMPKDTGQDDELTRMFSVEPDVRTETLERFVAHRWRHVFRSLRVMADADGLTDSSLNVGRRLLDRRAESFATELMRRWIDDPSNVRLLRVAMDIFPSPKHLKVILKLLESHLDHHSHTKARAICEYVGAELLRAGATETGFVKDDDELPTDSNVDAYRELLAEFAERRLEADSSPWFMRQQALLLLAVVHKPLELDLSPDSPSYAYSAIHSITRGEWPDGIESQPVDHLALPLVIVAHRLSADTETCVSLLSQLLNSQGVGVSERVLVDLLTEDKPLFDALWEHLPEADVEFWKHHLAAQGYFPDQHAESWSADEGSSAYHRLLTMIGSPSNPFQQETAALRLCDALARQWGTPKQREDRGGGVLTPARIEIKCLSWNQLADPTQSMSADDFDVRIVSDTERHDERYDVPAWCDDRHRWKVEIGQVLRAAVLGETDYSTNFYVPRVIEGVRKYQGIRSSWFKRKHGLYNERRALGSRFLPISPWFSELLFRLLRWPGTQSPHRLVDLPERFRASALLKVVVARIETLSSQYCRASGMPSYTFPAELLLQPVSDGRLKVAVVQSVIPHKRDLTPADRELNDPIYRRQHRRHLSSMLRVLKKIVEVREGYKEQREHVDLVVFPELAVHVDDIPILIRLADTAKVMVFCGLVFHPSPENDGNLINSGLWILPVRSRLGRTIYLIEQGKQNLTVAEEHLGITPYRPCQWIIEGRRGNETPWRVSAAICYDATDLRLATDMRNQSDAFIVSALNQDIATFDTMVAALHYHMFQHVILVNTGEFGGTTAQAPYRVPWKKLIVHHHGNDEALVSVFDIDLQHFRGRPNDPKEADDEVARKFPPAGVDR; translated from the coding sequence ATGTCGCACTGGAAATCAAAATACGATGACATTCAGCCATCGATTGATTTCCTCTCAGATAGTGCGATTCTCGTCCAGGCTTGGAAGAAAGCCCACACCTACCTGCGGCTGCACAATTGGTTCGCCGATTCTCTCGAACTTGACTTGTCATCTTTGCGGCTACGTGACTTCTTGCAGAAAGCGTCCGAGTCCATTTCCAAGGAGTCATTTCGGGATCACCAACCAGTCCCGATGCAGATTGTTCCCGCTCCGAAATCCGGTGATTGGACGGTTGAGAACGGCTGGAAGCCCAATGCCGCCGATGATTCGATTCGTCTACGACCGCTCGCCCATCTTTCTATTGAAGATCAAGTCTTGGCAACAGCCGTGCTGATTTGCCTCGCAAATCAAGTGGAAACGGCGCAGGGCAACCCTGAGCAGGCCGTTGATAAGAAGACCAGAGCCAAAGTGGTTAGCTATGGCCACCGGCTCGTGAGTACGTGGGAAGGAGATGAGGCTCGATTTCGATGGGGAAACGCCCAGCTATATCGCCAATACTACACTGACTACCAAGCCTTCGTTCAACGCCCAGAGGTAGTGCGTGAAGCAGTGATTCCCAGCGGACAAAGCTGGGCCATCGTACAAGCCGACCTCAGCCAGTTCTATGATCGGCTGAAAAGAAAAGTGCTTCTAGACAAACTCGTTGGACTCGTAAAGGCAAACACGTCAAGTCGAATTGATCGCCAGTTCTTTACGGCAATGGAGCGGATTTTCGACTGGCAATGGAGTGATGATTCTGTAGATCAAGCCGTTCACAGTGGGTGCCATCAAAGGGATGGGCTACCACAAGGACTTGCAGCGAGCGGTTTCTTCGCCAATGCGTATCTGCTCGACTTCGACAATGCTCTGATTGAACTGTTTGATCAACGTATTGAAGGTCGATCTTGGCGAATAGTTGATTATTGCCGGTACGTTGACGACATGCGATTTGTAGTCCGTCTGGGAAAGACGAGTACCAAGACATTCAAGTCAGATTTCGAGTCCTTCTTGGTTTCCCTTCTGGACACGCATGCTCCCAGCCTAAAGCTGAACTCTGACAAGACGGTCATCAAGTACAGTCATAGCCATCCATCACATGCGCCTCTCGCAGATGCGATGCAGGCCGTTCAAACCGAGATTTCGGGACCGATGGATGTCGAGACAGCACGACAGGCCCTCGAAATGCTTGATGGGCTTCTCGCTAGTTCCGGCCAGCGTCGTCAGAGCTTTATGCCGAAAGATACTGGTCAGGATGATGAACTGACGAGGATGTTCTCGGTCGAGCCTGACGTTCGGACGGAAACACTTGAACGATTTGTCGCTCACAGGTGGCGACATGTCTTTAGGTCGCTAAGGGTGATGGCCGATGCAGACGGCTTGACCGACTCGTCGCTCAACGTCGGTCGAAGGTTGCTTGACAGAAGGGCAGAGTCGTTCGCAACGGAACTTATGCGTCGATGGATCGATGATCCGTCCAATGTTCGTCTGTTACGGGTGGCGATGGATATCTTTCCATCCCCTAAGCACCTGAAGGTAATTCTGAAGTTGCTTGAGTCCCACTTGGACCACCATAGTCACACCAAAGCACGAGCGATCTGTGAGTATGTCGGGGCCGAGTTGCTTCGAGCAGGAGCCACGGAAACAGGTTTCGTAAAAGATGACGATGAACTGCCGACGGATTCCAATGTTGACGCTTACAGGGAGCTTCTAGCTGAGTTTGCGGAACGACGGCTTGAAGCAGACTCATCACCTTGGTTCATGCGCCAACAAGCATTACTGTTGCTCGCTGTCGTCCACAAGCCTCTGGAACTCGACCTATCCCCGGATTCCCCAAGCTACGCATACTCAGCCATACACTCGATAACACGAGGGGAGTGGCCAGATGGAATCGAATCCCAGCCAGTCGATCACCTTGCGCTTCCGCTAGTGATCGTTGCTCATCGTCTCAGTGCTGACACCGAGACGTGTGTGTCTCTGCTGTCGCAATTGCTGAATTCGCAAGGTGTTGGAGTCTCTGAGCGAGTTCTGGTCGATCTGCTGACAGAAGATAAACCACTATTCGACGCCCTTTGGGAACACTTGCCCGAAGCGGATGTGGAGTTTTGGAAGCATCACTTAGCGGCCCAAGGGTACTTTCCTGATCAACACGCCGAATCATGGTCTGCGGATGAAGGTTCTTCAGCATACCATCGGTTACTGACAATGATCGGCTCGCCATCGAATCCCTTCCAGCAGGAAACAGCGGCCCTCCGGTTATGCGATGCGCTTGCACGGCAATGGGGAACGCCGAAACAGCGAGAAGATCGAGGAGGAGGCGTACTTACGCCAGCCCGCATTGAGATAAAGTGCTTATCCTGGAATCAATTAGCCGATCCGACGCAGAGCATGTCAGCGGATGACTTCGATGTCCGTATAGTCTCTGACACCGAACGACACGATGAACGCTACGACGTTCCCGCATGGTGCGACGATAGGCATCGATGGAAAGTCGAGATTGGTCAGGTGCTTCGTGCCGCTGTTCTTGGTGAAACAGATTACTCGACGAACTTCTATGTTCCACGAGTCATTGAAGGAGTGCGCAAGTACCAGGGAATAAGGAGTTCCTGGTTCAAGCGGAAGCACGGCTTGTACAATGAGCGACGAGCATTGGGCAGTCGGTTTCTTCCGATTTCGCCTTGGTTTTCCGAGTTGCTGTTCAGGCTCCTTCGCTGGCCCGGCACTCAGAGCCCGCATCGGCTTGTTGACCTGCCCGAAAGATTTCGAGCGTCGGCACTATTGAAGGTGGTAGTTGCGAGGATTGAGACTCTTTCCAGTCAGTATTGCCGTGCGTCTGGCATGCCGTCGTACACGTTTCCTGCTGAGCTTCTTCTACAACCCGTATCAGATGGGCGGTTGAAGGTCGCCGTAGTCCAAAGTGTAATTCCCCACAAGCGTGACCTAACCCCGGCCGACCGGGAATTGAACGATCCGATCTATCGAAGACAACATCGCCGCCATCTCTCGTCAATGCTCCGAGTTCTGAAGAAGATTGTCGAAGTACGTGAGGGTTACAAAGAACAGCGAGAGCATGTTGATTTAGTTGTATTTCCTGAGCTTGCTGTTCACGTTGACGACATCCCCATCCTGATTCGCTTGGCGGATACTGCGAAGGTGATGGTTTTTTGCGGATTGGTATTTCACCCATCTCCAGAGAACGATGGAAACCTCATCAACTCCGGCCTATGGATTCTTCCCGTGCGTTCACGCCTTGGACGCACAATCTACCTGATTGAGCAGGGCAAACAGAATCTTACTGTAGCGGAGGAACATCTCGGCATAACGCCTTATCGCCCGTGCCAGTGGATCATCGAGGGACGGCGAGGTAACGAAACGCCGTGGCGGGTTTCGGCTGCAATATGCTACGACGCAACGGACCTTCGGCTCGCAACCGACATGCGAAACCAGTCTGACGCCTTTATCGTGTCAGCACTCAATCAAGACATTGCCACATTTGACACGATGGTTGCTGCACTGCACTACCACATGTTTCAGCATGTGATCTTGGTCAATACTGGTGAATTCGGAGGCACCACCGCTCAGGCACCGTATCGTGTTCCGTGGAAGAAGTTGATCGTTCATCACCACGGAAATGACGAGGCCCTGGTGAGCGTCTTTGACATTGACTTGCAGCATTTCCGAGGGCGACCTAACGATCCCAAAGAAGCCGATGATGAAGTGGCCCGAAAGTTTCCGCCAGCGGGCGTTGATCGTTAG
- a CDS encoding tyrosine-type recombinase/integrase, whose protein sequence is MHWDQPATELVTTGGGSAIVRPTQAESDEHLVELWLHGRGKNTVRAYRRDAFRFLDAVEKPLHRVTLGDLQSLADDLAEQSLKPSSIYRTLSAVKSLFAFGHRLGYLPFDTARPLVLPSFPSELAERILDEAEVCRMIALENNPRNRAILMVLYGGGFRVSEVSALKWRHLQPRESAGQITVFGKGGKTHTVLVPESVWKAVMKLRGDALDDAPVFRSRKGGHLHESQIWRIVRKASERAGIDKDVSCQWLRHAHASHALDRGAPIHLVQSTLNHSSVATTGKYLHARPNDSSGNYLPLG, encoded by the coding sequence ATGCATTGGGACCAACCTGCGACCGAACTGGTCACGACCGGCGGCGGATCGGCAATTGTGCGACCGACCCAAGCCGAAAGCGATGAGCATCTCGTCGAGTTGTGGCTGCATGGTCGGGGAAAGAACACGGTGCGAGCGTATCGGCGGGATGCGTTTCGGTTTCTCGACGCCGTGGAGAAGCCGCTGCATCGTGTCACACTTGGCGACCTTCAATCCTTGGCCGACGATCTGGCCGAGCAAAGCCTCAAGCCTTCATCGATCTACCGCACGTTGTCGGCGGTGAAGTCGCTATTTGCCTTCGGCCACCGCCTTGGCTACTTGCCGTTCGACACCGCTCGCCCTCTGGTGCTGCCGTCGTTTCCCAGCGAGTTGGCCGAGCGGATTCTGGACGAGGCCGAAGTCTGTCGGATGATCGCACTGGAGAACAACCCACGGAACCGAGCCATCCTGATGGTGCTGTACGGGGGTGGCTTTCGAGTGTCGGAAGTGTCGGCATTGAAATGGCGTCACCTCCAGCCTCGTGAGTCTGCTGGCCAGATCACGGTGTTCGGCAAAGGCGGAAAGACGCACACCGTTCTCGTGCCTGAGTCCGTCTGGAAGGCAGTCATGAAGCTGCGTGGCGATGCGTTGGACGATGCGCCGGTCTTTCGCAGTCGCAAGGGCGGTCATCTGCACGAGTCACAAATCTGGCGCATTGTTCGCAAAGCATCAGAGCGAGCCGGTATCGACAAGGACGTATCGTGCCAATGGCTTCGGCATGCTCATGCATCGCACGCACTGGATCGGGGAGCGCCCATTCATTTGGTTCAATCAACTCTGAACCATAGTTCTGTGGCGACGACTGGCAAGTATCTGCATGCAAGGCCGAACGATTCGAGCGGCAACTACCTGCCGCTGGGGTGA
- a CDS encoding helix-turn-helix transcriptional regulator has protein sequence MSVQTKPERRTKAAVSVSEMCRLLSISRSQFYWHVKRGTFHEPLKLASNGRPYFTAEMVEQNLTARETGIGVDGEFVIFYERRSTSDVSRTATVRSAKRSVKAEPVAPSSPLADGLRSLGLDVTSDQIEAALIACYPTGTDGDEESNILRTVFRHLKRAGV, from the coding sequence GTGTCTGTACAAACAAAACCCGAAAGGCGGACGAAAGCCGCTGTGTCGGTTTCTGAGATGTGTCGATTGCTTTCCATCAGCCGGAGTCAGTTCTACTGGCATGTCAAACGTGGCACGTTTCATGAACCCTTGAAGCTGGCATCCAACGGTCGTCCGTACTTCACCGCTGAGATGGTCGAGCAGAACTTGACCGCAAGGGAAACCGGCATCGGCGTCGATGGCGAGTTTGTCATCTTCTATGAGCGCCGCTCAACCTCGGACGTATCCAGGACGGCGACGGTTCGGAGCGCCAAGCGTTCGGTGAAGGCTGAGCCGGTTGCGCCGTCGTCTCCTCTGGCCGATGGACTTCGGTCGCTCGGTCTGGATGTCACTTCGGATCAGATCGAAGCAGCCTTGATCGCCTGTTACCCGACCGGAACCGATGGCGACGAAGAATCGAACATTCTCCGAACAGTGTTCCGCCACCTGAAGCGTGCGGGAGTTTGA
- a CDS encoding Holliday junction DNA helicase RuvB C-terminal domain-containing protein, with product MDSVVPSLSKTIGQNEAVSVLTTAVDAYFYERSKRGDKVAFPHTLITGAGGLGKSFLADLIGRECCTTVHHELAQNVRTPEHVRASLMMLDAGSVLYYDEIHELPPTCAVTLYSALQDGELHLGKHHVLKLPPFCLVGATTHEFLLAPSCRQRFRLLLRLQFYSDDEMARILRQRATILGWHVEDEAINSIASRSRGIPRLGVRWLEAAKRTASANYTDEIKAEHVEQTFAQMNVDSLGFDAIEQRYLQLLREGQGPVRLNVLATHLGLPRQSIEMFEADFIRLGLITKSDKGRVLTAKGVEHLASSVHVS from the coding sequence ATGGATTCTGTTGTTCCAAGCCTGTCTAAGACCATCGGCCAAAACGAAGCGGTCAGTGTACTGACCACCGCAGTTGATGCGTATTTCTACGAGCGATCCAAGCGTGGCGATAAGGTCGCCTTCCCGCATACGCTCATCACGGGCGCTGGCGGATTGGGAAAGTCGTTTCTCGCTGATTTGATTGGGCGTGAGTGTTGCACGACGGTCCATCATGAACTGGCGCAAAATGTCCGCACCCCCGAACACGTTCGGGCTTCACTCATGATGTTGGATGCCGGTTCGGTCCTCTATTACGACGAAATTCACGAGCTTCCCCCAACGTGTGCCGTGACGTTGTACTCTGCGTTGCAGGATGGCGAACTTCACCTTGGAAAACATCATGTCTTGAAACTTCCGCCATTCTGCTTGGTGGGTGCAACTACGCATGAATTCCTCCTTGCACCCTCGTGCCGTCAAAGGTTTCGGCTGTTGCTCCGACTTCAGTTCTACTCCGATGACGAGATGGCTCGAATCCTTCGACAGCGTGCAACGATTCTCGGTTGGCACGTCGAGGACGAAGCCATTAACAGCATTGCAAGTCGCAGTCGTGGAATTCCTCGGTTGGGAGTTCGCTGGTTGGAAGCAGCAAAGCGGACGGCTTCAGCGAACTACACGGATGAAATCAAAGCGGAGCATGTCGAGCAGACGTTCGCACAGATGAATGTGGACTCGCTCGGCTTCGACGCAATTGAGCAGCGTTACTTGCAGCTTCTCCGTGAAGGGCAAGGCCCGGTTCGTTTGAACGTCTTGGCCACGCACCTGGGCCTTCCTCGGCAGTCCATCGAAATGTTTGAGGCCGATTTCATCAGGCTGGGACTGATCACCAAGTCAGACAAAGGCCGAGTTTTGACGGCCAAGGGCGTCGAGCATCTCGCCTCGTCCGTCCACGTTTCCTGA
- a CDS encoding ArdC family protein encodes MPSQQQIREDITTRIVEALESNLRSWRRPWAISANVGRPANAMSKANYSGVNPLLLELHRMKHGLQSRHWATFRQWSDRGCFVKRRPSQVKPRQWGCNIVFCKPITKTVEKEGKEVEDTFFMLRTFTVFNADQCEGPFAERLQVHDEEPIGVVPDFAPADELIEATGADVRHGGERAFYSPADDYIQMPHKHRFDPPGAYYESILHELSHWSEPRLGYSQKGRDYAYFELVAEMASCFLATELGVPQGEGLENHAAYLKSWLSSMKDDASFIFKAATQASKTADFLLSFRNAVVIA; translated from the coding sequence ATGCCCAGCCAGCAGCAGATTCGTGAAGACATCACGACTCGTATCGTCGAAGCACTCGAATCTAATCTTCGTTCTTGGCGTCGGCCGTGGGCGATCTCGGCCAACGTAGGACGACCCGCCAACGCCATGAGCAAGGCCAACTATTCTGGGGTCAATCCTCTGTTGTTGGAGCTTCACCGCATGAAGCACGGCCTTCAGTCACGACATTGGGCGACGTTTCGCCAATGGTCCGACCGTGGTTGCTTCGTGAAACGCAGGCCGTCTCAAGTTAAGCCAAGGCAATGGGGCTGCAACATCGTATTTTGCAAACCGATCACTAAGACCGTCGAGAAGGAAGGCAAAGAAGTCGAAGACACGTTCTTCATGCTTCGCACTTTCACGGTCTTCAATGCGGACCAATGCGAAGGGCCATTTGCTGAGCGACTCCAAGTTCACGACGAAGAACCAATCGGCGTTGTTCCTGACTTCGCACCCGCTGACGAGTTGATCGAAGCGACCGGGGCGGACGTTCGGCACGGTGGCGAGCGTGCGTTCTATTCGCCCGCTGACGATTACATCCAAATGCCGCACAAGCATCGCTTTGACCCGCCGGGGGCTTACTACGAATCCATCCTGCACGAGCTTTCGCACTGGTCGGAACCACGGCTTGGCTACAGCCAGAAAGGTCGTGACTACGCCTATTTCGAGTTGGTTGCGGAAATGGCATCGTGCTTTCTGGCCACTGAGTTGGGCGTTCCGCAAGGCGAAGGGCTGGAGAATCATGCCGCCTATCTCAAGTCTTGGCTTAGCTCGATGAAGGACGACGCCTCGTTCATTTTCAAGGCTGCAACTCAGGCCAGCAAAACGGCGGACTTCCTTCTGTCGTTCCGTAATGCCGTCGTCATCGCCTGA
- a CDS encoding AAA domain-containing protein, with protein sequence MNDITNTEDDDDQFTQARFRADLSLPSADRGLLSAAATAIKKEYRDSAKWKRLKCRNVTAVAESETGTVFELQIGHAVEFDWTWEGAVAFRPLLLREFEDAEDSFFENGSIDPDIDDSIVWSGEVLEVDEATGRIFVVVTNPEHPPRRGSFYVRPFEFLAFLNSIYNEDAFTDVRERLPERLAAAKGSIHPDVEHASDAGLEHLRQWWGKSWSVLWGPPGTGKTYTTGQQVAKVLADDPSERILVVSTTNRATDAAAVSIGRAAREKGVGLKVGRLLRIGKGASLKKFEEEELTAMLRGTETEYLAQIEALAAEVARTEAPETKALLRKQMKELREAMKDAAQRNFLDENVRTVVSTSFKATTFLCCDEVKEDIEAGRAPFTTIFIDEAGLMSRVAIAALSLLAARRVVLVGDSKQLAPISRISRILEPSQGNWLAKSGVSHLDRIGDQVDGVHVLSEQRRMHSQVCDVVSAFQYDGFLTTAPEVDEREYGLPTILDGQPRAVWYVLDEDSDDVPSIRAERGPGNRSWVRTATVKVLKKLFADKTLRSAHGLFISPFKAQAKSIHSFFATNEMHSWMASTVHSQQGSEADVVIFDSVNAGSYGWPYDEWKRLVNVALSRSREAIIVLSSRAEMEEPYFRPLIRHLSPKVLRRSGSKLSWETVPARTEFTLPAAIREAKENYSDDTSLLVGNQLATRKALRPVLSNEQERLCGYELDGKPRLVRGVAGSGKTVVLAHWLMQTVRRLETQQNVRIWAVFANRSLQSLIGDSIESAWANATDGKPFPWSRVELHHIKEILEVMLPEVGLSARAFNFEYDKAAEAYLERTSIEDVTPRCDALFIDEAQDMGPNTLQLLAAIVKQSDDHDENSRSINIFYDNAQNIYGRSTPKWSEFGLDMRGRSSVMKESFRSTKPITEFALNVLYRLQPPESNPDHKELVTRGLVEKTERNGDDWWKVRFNQVDGPMPQFKQYQNLDQEFQAIADHCRELIQGQGVQPSDICLIYNGKNIKYRLETHVAPALADLGVELSVQTNKPFERSHNILLATTSHSFKGYDAEVVIIPAADQYTARDKGVLANNLYVAMTRARSILTLFAQRMRSAEAETLYEVIEDCLGNLEERPEIESEASLQDDLVAILDCLGQEHRKWLVGLWNQHGISQEPLTTKTGEIVAEPLFNFRVGKTHYACFGTTPPRQRVMRRLEDYGVHLIEPGQEIDGAV encoded by the coding sequence GTGCTGATCTGAGTTTGCCCTCAGCGGATCGTGGATTGCTGTCTGCCGCTGCCACCGCAATCAAGAAAGAGTATCGAGACTCGGCGAAATGGAAGCGTCTCAAATGCCGCAACGTGACAGCGGTCGCCGAGAGCGAAACGGGAACCGTTTTCGAGTTGCAGATTGGCCATGCCGTCGAGTTCGACTGGACCTGGGAAGGTGCGGTCGCCTTCCGGCCACTCTTGCTGCGAGAGTTTGAAGACGCTGAGGACTCCTTTTTCGAGAACGGTTCCATCGATCCAGATATCGATGATTCAATCGTGTGGTCAGGGGAAGTGCTTGAGGTTGATGAAGCGACCGGGCGCATCTTCGTGGTCGTCACGAATCCTGAGCATCCTCCTCGTCGTGGTTCATTCTATGTTCGTCCCTTCGAGTTTTTGGCCTTTCTCAATTCGATCTACAACGAAGATGCATTCACCGATGTGAGAGAGCGTCTACCCGAACGGTTGGCGGCTGCTAAAGGCAGTATCCATCCAGATGTTGAGCATGCCTCGGATGCCGGGCTCGAACATCTCAGGCAGTGGTGGGGCAAATCGTGGAGCGTGCTTTGGGGGCCTCCTGGCACGGGCAAGACCTACACGACCGGGCAACAGGTCGCCAAGGTATTGGCTGACGATCCAAGTGAACGAATCCTTGTCGTTTCAACGACGAATCGTGCGACCGATGCGGCTGCGGTTTCAATTGGGCGAGCGGCAAGAGAAAAAGGAGTTGGCCTCAAAGTTGGACGCCTGCTGCGGATTGGCAAAGGTGCCTCTCTCAAGAAGTTTGAGGAAGAAGAACTGACCGCAATGCTGCGGGGCACGGAAACAGAGTATCTGGCTCAGATTGAAGCGTTGGCAGCGGAAGTCGCTCGAACAGAAGCCCCAGAGACGAAAGCGCTGCTGCGAAAGCAGATGAAGGAACTTCGTGAGGCAATGAAAGATGCCGCTCAACGGAACTTCCTCGATGAAAACGTCCGAACTGTGGTCAGCACGTCGTTCAAAGCGACGACCTTTCTCTGCTGCGATGAAGTCAAGGAAGACATTGAGGCTGGCCGGGCTCCCTTTACAACTATCTTCATCGATGAAGCAGGGCTAATGTCACGAGTGGCAATTGCGGCCTTGTCCCTGCTGGCGGCTCGGCGTGTTGTCCTTGTTGGCGACTCCAAGCAATTGGCTCCAATCAGTCGTATCAGCCGGATACTTGAGCCATCACAAGGAAACTGGCTTGCCAAGAGCGGCGTTAGCCATCTCGACCGCATTGGCGATCAGGTCGATGGCGTCCACGTACTCAGCGAGCAACGACGCATGCACTCTCAAGTGTGCGATGTTGTATCCGCCTTCCAGTACGATGGCTTCCTTACAACTGCGCCGGAAGTTGACGAACGAGAATACGGCCTACCGACAATCCTCGATGGCCAGCCTCGTGCTGTCTGGTACGTTCTGGATGAGGATAGCGATGATGTTCCTTCCATCCGAGCGGAGCGTGGCCCCGGCAATCGTAGCTGGGTCCGAACAGCGACAGTGAAAGTCCTGAAGAAACTGTTTGCTGACAAGACGTTGCGTTCAGCCCACGGCCTTTTCATTTCCCCTTTCAAGGCTCAAGCGAAATCCATCCACTCTTTCTTCGCCACGAACGAGATGCATTCGTGGATGGCTTCTACTGTCCATAGCCAGCAAGGTTCTGAAGCGGACGTGGTGATCTTCGATTCCGTCAATGCGGGAAGCTATGGTTGGCCGTATGACGAATGGAAACGGCTCGTAAACGTCGCTCTCAGCCGCTCTCGTGAGGCGATCATCGTTTTGTCTAGCCGGGCGGAAATGGAAGAACCGTACTTCCGCCCATTGATCCGGCATCTTTCACCGAAGGTGTTGCGACGAAGTGGCTCAAAGCTGTCGTGGGAAACTGTTCCTGCTCGAACAGAATTCACATTGCCTGCTGCGATCCGTGAAGCCAAGGAGAATTACAGCGATGACACCAGCCTGCTGGTTGGTAACCAACTGGCGACACGCAAAGCCTTGCGTCCTGTCCTTTCCAATGAGCAGGAGCGTTTGTGTGGTTATGAACTCGATGGAAAGCCACGTCTTGTTCGTGGAGTTGCTGGAAGCGGCAAGACCGTAGTTTTGGCGCACTGGCTAATGCAAACCGTCCGCAGGCTTGAAACGCAGCAGAATGTGCGCATTTGGGCGGTCTTCGCCAATAGGTCATTGCAGTCGTTGATCGGAGACTCAATTGAATCGGCCTGGGCCAATGCAACGGATGGGAAACCGTTTCCGTGGAGTCGAGTGGAACTGCACCATATCAAAGAGATTCTTGAAGTGATGCTGCCGGAAGTTGGCCTCAGTGCGAGGGCATTCAACTTTGAGTACGACAAAGCGGCAGAAGCATACCTTGAACGAACCTCCATCGAAGACGTTACTCCTCGATGTGATGCACTTTTCATCGACGAGGCTCAGGATATGGGGCCGAACACATTGCAATTGTTGGCGGCGATAGTCAAGCAGAGCGACGACCACGACGAGAACAGCCGATCAATCAACATCTTCTACGACAACGCCCAAAACATTTATGGCCGCAGCACTCCCAAGTGGTCCGAATTTGGTTTAGACATGCGTGGTCGGTCGTCCGTGATGAAAGAGAGCTTTCGCAGCACGAAGCCGATCACCGAATTCGCCCTCAATGTCCTGTACCGACTGCAACCGCCTGAATCCAATCCAGATCACAAAGAGCTAGTGACCAGAGGGCTTGTCGAAAAAACCGAGCGAAACGGTGACGATTGGTGGAAGGTTCGATTCAATCAAGTCGATGGCCCGATGCCACAGTTCAAGCAGTACCAAAACCTGGACCAGGAGTTTCAGGCAATCGCCGACCACTGCCGTGAACTGATCCAGGGCCAGGGCGTGCAACCATCCGACATTTGTTTGATTTACAACGGGAAGAACATCAAGTATCGATTGGAAACCCACGTCGCTCCAGCGTTAGCTGATTTGGGAGTCGAGTTGTCCGTCCAGACCAATAAGCCTTTCGAGCGAAGTCATAACATCCTTCTTGCTACAACGTCTCATTCGTTCAAAGGATACGATGCGGAGGTTGTCATCATTCCTGCCGCCGATCAGTACACGGCTAGAGATAAAGGCGTTCTGGCGAACAATCTTTATGTCGCCATGACACGGGCTCGCTCTATCCTCACTTTGTTCGCTCAGAGGATGAGATCGGCAGAAGCGGAAACACTTTACGAAGTCATCGAGGACTGCCTTGGAAACCTGGAAGAACGCCCTGAAATTGAATCCGAGGCCAGCCTTCAAGACGATCTGGTGGCCATTCTGGATTGCTTGGGTCAAGAGCATCGCAAGTGGCTTGTTGGTTTATGGAATCAACACGGGATTTCCCAAGAACCATTGACGACCAAGACCGGCGAGATTGTTGCCGAGCCTTTGTTCAACTTTCGTGTCGGCAAGACGCACTACGCATGCTTCGGAACGACACCGCCACGGCAGAGGGTCATGAGGAGGCTTGAGGACTATGGAGTCCACTTGATCGAGCCTGGACAGGAAATTGACGGGGCGGTGTGA